A single window of Neurospora crassa OR74A linkage group VII, whole genome shotgun sequence DNA harbors:
- the mig-4 gene encoding oxidoreductase, with amino-acid sequence MAPTHNKTLVFKKIPEGYPVPGEHIVIEDRGFDPDAAPPPGGMTVSILWASFDPYQRGRMRDASVKSYAPAYQLGGPVTNDTVAKVLKSDNPDYQPGDLVVAHLPIAEYAALTKTEVGSVMGGIVGQVVQTKIDNKYGFKDLGLFLGPLGMPGLTAWSSYKEIGQPKAGETIFISSAAGAVGQVVGQIAKREGLKVIGSVGAGEKLDFIINELGFDGGFNYKKEKPLDALKRLAPQGIDIYYENVGGEHLDAALECLNTFGRIVACGMISQYNVKPGEAYGVKNLIQVVAKRLTMRGFIVFDKDFGPKYAKEHQEQLSKWIAEGSVKFKLHVTEGIDNAPKGLVGIFKGENFGKAVLHIKDE; translated from the exons ATGGCTCCTACCCACAACAAGACTCTCGTCTTCAAGAAGATCCCCGAGGGATACCCCGTCCCCGGCGAGCACATCGTCATCGAGGACCGTGGCTTCGACCCCGATGCCGCTCCTCCCCCGGGCGGTATGACCGTCTCCATCCTCTGGGCCTCCTTCGACCCCTACCAGCGCGGCCGCATGCGTGACGCCAGCGTCAAGTCCTACGCTCCCGCTTACCAGCTCGGCGGCCCCGTCACCAACGACACCGTTGCCAAGGTCCTCAAGTCCGACAACCCCGACTACCAGCCCGGTGACCTCGTTGTTGCCCACCTGCCCATTGCCGAGTACGCCGCCCTCACCAAGACCGAGGTCGGCTCCGTCATGGGCGGCATCGTCGGCCAGGTTGTCCAGACCAAGATCGACAACAAGTACGGCTTCAAGGACCTCGGCCTCTTCCTCGGTCCCCTCGGCATGCCCGGTCTGACCGCTTGGTCGTCGTACAAGGAGATTGGCCAGCCCAAGGCCGGCGAGACCATCTTCATCAGCAGTGCTGCCGGCGCTGTCGGCCAGGTCGTTGGCCAGATCGCCAAGCGCGAGGGCTTGAAGGTTATCGGCTCCGTCGGCGCCGGCGAGAAGCTCGACTTCATCATCAACGAGCTCGGCTTCGATGGCGGCTTCAActacaagaaggagaagccgcTCGATGCCCTCAAGAGGTTGGCTCCTCAGGGTATTGACATTTACTACGAGAACGTCGGTGGTGAGCACCTCGACGCTGCCCTCGAGTGCCTCAACACGTTTGGTCGCATTGTCGCTTGCGGCATG ATCTCCCAATACAACGTCAAGCCCGGAGAGGCCTACGGCGTCAAGAACCTCATCCAGGTCGTCGCCAAGCGCCTCACGATGCGCGGCTTCATCGTCTTCGACAAGGACTTTGGCCCCAAGTACGCCAAGGAGCATCAGGAGCAGCTCTCCAAGTGGATCGCCGAGGGCTCCGTCAAGTTCAAGCTCCACGTCACCGAGGGCATCGACAACGCCCCCAAGGGTCTTGTCGGTATCTTTAAGGGCGAGAACTTTGGCAAGGCTGTCCTTCACATCAAGGATGAGTAA
- a CDS encoding L-xylulose reductase, which translates to MQAVRTYKASTTCSPLTRRHLPICISSLPLFSKPQHNQPRTFSTTILTKPQPHRQPKPTPYKPKFQTATMASTTKGNAIPTASKLSDLFSLKGKVVVITGASGPRGMGIEAARGCAEMGASVAITYASRADGAQKNVAELEKEYGIKAKAYKLNVADYAECEKLVKDVIADFGQIDAFIANAGATAKSGVLDGSKEEWDRVIETDLNGTAYCAKAVGPHFKERGRGSFVITSSISGHIANYPQEQTSYNVAKAGCIHMARSLANEWRDFARVNSISPGYIDTGLSDFVDQKTQDLWKSMIPLGRNGDAKELKGAYVYLVSDASSYTTGADILIDGGYTVR; encoded by the exons ATGCAGGCAGTACGAACGTATAAAGCATCAACAACTTGCTCCCCGTTGACCAGACGGCATCTTCCCATCTGCATctcatctcttcctctcttttcaAAACCACAACACAACCAACCAAGAACTTTCTCAACCACCATCTTGAccaaaccacaaccacatcgACAACCAAAACCAACCCCATACAAGCCCAAATTCCAAACCGCAACCAtggcctccaccaccaagggTAACGCCATCCCCACGGCTTCCAAGCTTTCAGACCTCTTCAGCCTCAAGGGTaaagtcgtcgtcatcaccggTGCTTCCGGTCCTCGAGGCATGGGCATCGAAGCCGCCCGTGGCTGCGCCGAGATGGGCGCCTCAGTAGCCATCACGTACGCCTCGCGGGCCGATGGCGCTCAAAAGAACGTTGCCgagctggagaaggagtACGGaatcaaggccaaggcctACAAGCTGAACGTGGCCGACTACGCGGAATGCGAGAAGCTGGTCAAGGACGTCATTGCGGATTTCGGCCAGATTGATGCTTTTATTGCCAA CGCCGGCGCCACAGCCAAGTCGGGTGTCCTCGACGGCTCCAAGGAGGAATGGGACCGCGTCATCGAAACGGACCTCAACGGCACCGCCTACTGCGCCAAGGCGGTCGGCCCGCACTTCAAGGAGCGCGGCCGCGGCTCCTTTGTCATCACAAGTTCCATTTCCGGCCACATCGCCAACTACCCCCAGGAGCAGACGTCGTACAATGTCGCCAAGGCCGGCTGCATTCACATGGCCCGGTCGCTGGCCAACGAGTGGCGCGACTTTGCCCGTGTCAACAGCATCTCGCCCGGTTACATTGACACCGGCTTGTCGGACTTTGTCGACCAGAAGACGCAGGATTTGTGGAAGAGCATGATTCCACTGGGCAGGAACGGCGATGCAAAGGAGTTGAAGGGCGCCTATGTTTACTTGGTTAGCGATGCCAGCAGCTATACCACCGGTGCGGATATCTTGATTGACGGTGGATACACTGTCCGCTAA
- a CDS encoding exo-beta-D-glucosaminidase, with the protein MHLRRSPVTLQVLFGAILGFAIATAADSSSALVSTPGQVAPVPAWYLQSSTKAASDLEALSRPGIDTSGWLHVNTSKCTLMGCLLEAGIYNDTELFYSDNLRRVDSKQFEVPWLFRQEFGLDPGAGKYFHLLTHGITSRADVYLNGKQVADKKTQAGSYGGHTYDITDLVDKDNALLIQAYPTSYYADLAVGWGDWNPWPADNGTGVWRDVEVKQTGSVALGPLRVVTQLGTPLDGSPANVTLKSRAQNLENIDVTITVTGTVSPEGYADQSIIWSQTVTLPPLSTTDVTLTTTVQKPAIWWPKQWGSQPLYNAQLSVFASNNTLSDQVSAVFGFRTVTSQLNSFNDITFLINSHPFQVLGAGYAPDMFLRFSPAKFESEARYVLDLGFNTIRLEGKNEHPELYQIADRLGIMILAGWECCDKWEAWSYNQDLTVPTPVWSEDDYNIANASMFHEAGMLQTHPSILGYLIGSDYWPDSKAAPMYINTLRLQDWQTPVLSSASKRGFPSFMGSPGLKMEGPYDWVPPNYWYDTEPSAGRFGAAFGFGSELGAGVGTPDSSSLHKFLSPSDLTDLWKNPNKDLFHMSSTETSSFRNRRIYNTGLWNRWSAPTSLEDYVQKSQITDYEATRAQFEGYAANWGNSQRPATGMIYWMLNGAFPSLHWSIWDYYMHPAGAYFGAKVGSRIEHVAFDYVKKSVVLINRSLDKEGPRSVDIEIIDPTGKTLYTKTVKTTTEPNTSREITSLASAFEDIKDVVFLRLVLSGTSPKDSDTSPKNSNPSSDVLSNPSSSSSKNTELKALSNPSSKASNPSSKILFNPSSSSKNTELKALSNPSSKASNPSSDVLSNPSSSSNANPSSSSSSNPSSSARNTEHKVLSSNTYWLSSTLDTLSWDNSNWYYTPVSEYSDYTALNKLPAANVSVSVTALSKGHSEYESSKVQVTLENHSSFPAFFISLNLVNKEGQDVVPVIWDDNYLTLWPREKATVQVGTLEGAELVHAAAAVKVAGKNLKGMTVMVG; encoded by the coding sequence ATGCACCTCAGGAGGTCTCCAGTAACACTTCAGGTGTTGTTCGGCGCCATCCTTGGTTTCGCCATAGCCACCGCGGCAGACTCTAGCAGCGCTCTAGTATCAACACCAGGCCAAGTAGCACCCGTTCCTGCATGGTACTTGCAGTCATCAACAAAAGCAGCAAGCGATTTGGAAGCTCTCTCTCGTCCAGGCATTGACACTTCAGGATGGCTCCACGTCAACACATCCAAGTGCACCCTGATGGGCTGCCTGTTAGAAGCCGGCATCTACAACGATACCGAGCTATTCTACTCCGACAACCTCCGGAGAGTGGACAGCAAGCAGTTTGAAGTCCCGTGGCTGTTCCGACAGGAATTCGGACTGGATCCAGGAGCCGGGAAATACTTCCATCTTCTCACGCATGGAATTACTTCCCGCGCCGACGTGTATCTGAACGGGAAACAAGTAGCGGACAAGAAGACACAGGCTGGTAGCTATGGAGGCCACACATACGACATCACTGATCTGGTTGACAAGGACAATGCATTGCTCATCCAGGCATATCCCACGAGCTACTACGCCGACTTGGCGGTGGGCTGGGGGGACTGGAATCCGTGGCCTGCAGACAATGGCACAGGAGTATGGCGAGATGTGGAAGTCAAGCAGACCGGATCTGTTGCTCTTGGACCCCTACGAGTGGTGACCCAGCTTGGAACGCCCTTGGATGGCTCACCCGCGAACGTGACTCTTAAATCCCGTGCCCAGAACTTGGAGAATATAGACGTAACCATCACCGTTACCGGCACCGTATCCCCGGAAGGCTACGCCGACCAGTCAATAATCTGGTCCCAAACCGTCACCCTGCCGCCCCTGTCTACCACAGACGtaaccctcaccaccactgtCCAGAAGCCAGCCATCTGGTGGCCAAAGCAATGGGGTTCCCAACCACTTTACAACGCTCAGCTCTCCGTCTTCGCTTCCAATAACACCCTCTCCGACCAGGTTTCCGCAGTATTCGGCTTCCGCACCGTCACTTCCCAGCTTAACTCATTCAACGACAtcaccttcctcatcaacagcCACCCATTCCAAGTCCTTGGCGCAGGCTACGCCCCCGACATGTTTCTTCGCTTCTCTCCCGCCAAATTCGAATCCGAAGCCCGCTACGTCCTCGACCTCGGCTTCAACACCATCCGCCTCGAAGGCAAGAACGAGCACCCGGAGCTCTACCAGATCGCCGACCGGCTAGGCATCATGATCCTCGCCGGCTGGGAATGCTGCGACAAGTGGGAAGCCTGGAGCTACAACCAGGACCTGACAGTCCCAACCCCAGTCTGGAGCGAAGACGATTACAACATCGCCAACGCGAGCATGTTCCACGAAGCCGGGATGCTCCAGACTCACCCGAGCATCCTAGGTTATCTTATCGGCAGCGACTACTGGCCAGATTCCAAGGCAGCACCAATGTACATAAACACCCTAAGACTCCAAGACTGGCAAACACCAGTACTATCCTCCGCTTCAAAAAGGGGATTCCCCTCCTTCATGGGCTCGCCCGGTTTAAAAATGGAAGGTCCTTACGACTGGGTCCCTCCCAACTACTGGTACGACACCGAACCAAGCGCTGGCCGTTTTGGAGCAGCATTCGGTTTCGGCTCAGAACTAGGCGCCGGCGTCGGAACCCCCGACTCATCCAGCCTGCACaaatttctttctccctCTGACCTCACCGACCTCTGGAAGAACCCCAACAAAGACTTATTTCACATGTCCTCCACCGAAACATCCAGCTTCCGCAACCGCAGGATTTACAATACCGGTCTCTGGAACCGCTGGAGCGCCCCGACTTCTCTCGAGGACTATGTCCAGAAATCCCAAATCACCGACTACGAAGCCACCCGCGCCCAATTTGAAGGGTACGCAGCCAACTGGGGGAACTCCCAACGGCCTGCGACGGGTATGATCTACTGGATGTTAAACGGTGCTTTTCCAAGCTTGCACTGGTCCATCTGGGACTACTACATGCATCCTGCCGGGGCGTATTTCGGTGCCAAAGTCGGTAGTCGGATCGAGCATGTGGCGTTCGACTACGTCAAGAAGAGCGTGGTTCTAATCAATAGGTCGTTGGACAAAGAAGGACCAAGAAGTGTCGATATCGAAATAATAGATCCAACTGGAAAGACACTATACACCAAGACAGTAAAAACGACAACCGAGCCGAATACAAGTAGGGAAATCACCTCTTTGGCTTCTGCTTTTGAGGATATCAAAGATGTGGTCTTTCTTCGTTTAGTCCTCTCTGGTACTTCCCCTAAGGACTCTGATACTTCCCCTAAGAACTCCAACCCCTCCTCTGATGTCCTCTccaacccttcttcttcttcttccaaaaACACGGAGCTCAAGGCCCTCTCCAACCCTTCCTCAAAGGCGTCCAACCCCTCCTCTAAGATCCTCTtcaacccttcttcttcttccaaaaACACGGAGCTCAAGGCCCTCTCCAACCCTTCCTCAAAGGCGTCCAACCCCTCCTCTGATGTCCTCTccaacccttcttcttcctccaacgccaacccttcttcttcttcttcttccaacccctcctcctccgccagaAACACAGAACACAAAGTCCTAAGCAGCAACACCTACTGGCTCTCCAGCACCCTCGACACTCTATCCTGGGACAACTCCAATTGGTATTACACCCCCGTAAGCGAGTACAGTGACTACACGGCATTAAACAAGCTACCTGCCGCGAACGTGAGTGTCAGTGTGACTGCTTTGTCCAAGGGGCATTCTGAGTACGAGTCTTCGAAGGTGCAGGTGACGTTAGAAAACCATTCTTCCTTTCCTGCCTTCTTCATCAGTCTCAACTTGGTAAACAAAGAAGGGCAAGATGTGGTGCCGGTGATTTGGGATGATAATTACTTGACGCTGTGGCCAAGGGAGAAGGCTACGGTTCAGGTTGGGACTCTGGAAGGGGCGGAACTGGTACAtgcagctgctgctgtgaaGGTGGCTGGGAAGAATCTTAAGGGGATGACAGTGATGGTCGGTTAA
- a CDS encoding exo-beta-D-glucosaminidase, variant, which translates to MHLRRSPVTLQVLFGAILGFAIATAADSSSALVSTPGQVAPVPAWYLQSSTKAASDLEALSRPGIDTSGWLHVNTSKCTLMGCLLEAGIYNDTELFYSDNLRRVDSKQFEVPWLFRQEFGLDPGAGKYFHLLTHGITSRADVYLNGKQVADKKTQAGSYGGHTYDITDLVDKDNALLIQAYPTSYYADLAVGWGDWNPWPADNGTGVWRDVEVKQTGSVALGPLRVVTQLGTPLDGSPANVTLKSRAQNLENIDVTITVTGTVSPEGYADQSIIWSQTVTLPPLSTTDVTLTTTVQKPAIWWPKQWGSQPLYNAQLSVFASNNTLSDQVSAVFGFRTVTSQLNSFNDITFLINSHPFQVLGAGYAPDMFLRFSPAKFESEARYVLDLGFNTIRLEGKNEHPELYQIADRLGIMILAGWECCDKWEAWSYNQDLTVPTPVWSEDDYNIANASMFHEAGMLQTHPSILGYLIGSDYWPDSKAAPMYINTLRLQDWQTPVLSSASKRGFPSFMGSPGLKMEGPYDWVPPNYWYDTEPSAGRFGAAFGFGSELGAGVGTPDSSSLHKFLSPSDLTDLWKNPNKDLFHMSSTETSSFRNRRIYNTGLWNRWSAPTSLEDYVQKSQITDYEATRAQFEGYAANWGNSQRPATGMIYWMLNGAFPSLHWSIWDYYMHPAGAYFGAKVGSRIEHVAFDYVKKSVVLINRSLDKEGPRSVDIEIIDPTGKTLYTKTVKTTTEPNTSREITSLASAFEDIKDVVFLRLVLSGTSPKDSDTSPKNSNPSSDVLSNPSSSSSKNTELKALSNPSSKASNPSSDVLSNPSSSSNANPSSSSSSNPSSSARNTEHKVLSSNTYWLSSTLDTLSWDNSNWYYTPVSEYSDYTALNKLPAANVSVSVTALSKGHSEYESSKVQVTLENHSSFPAFFISLNLVNKEGQDVVPVIWDDNYLTLWPREKATVQVGTLEGAELVHAAAAVKVAGKNLKGMTVMVG; encoded by the exons ATGCACCTCAGGAGGTCTCCAGTAACACTTCAGGTGTTGTTCGGCGCCATCCTTGGTTTCGCCATAGCCACCGCGGCAGACTCTAGCAGCGCTCTAGTATCAACACCAGGCCAAGTAGCACCCGTTCCTGCATGGTACTTGCAGTCATCAACAAAAGCAGCAAGCGATTTGGAAGCTCTCTCTCGTCCAGGCATTGACACTTCAGGATGGCTCCACGTCAACACATCCAAGTGCACCCTGATGGGCTGCCTGTTAGAAGCCGGCATCTACAACGATACCGAGCTATTCTACTCCGACAACCTCCGGAGAGTGGACAGCAAGCAGTTTGAAGTCCCGTGGCTGTTCCGACAGGAATTCGGACTGGATCCAGGAGCCGGGAAATACTTCCATCTTCTCACGCATGGAATTACTTCCCGCGCCGACGTGTATCTGAACGGGAAACAAGTAGCGGACAAGAAGACACAGGCTGGTAGCTATGGAGGCCACACATACGACATCACTGATCTGGTTGACAAGGACAATGCATTGCTCATCCAGGCATATCCCACGAGCTACTACGCCGACTTGGCGGTGGGCTGGGGGGACTGGAATCCGTGGCCTGCAGACAATGGCACAGGAGTATGGCGAGATGTGGAAGTCAAGCAGACCGGATCTGTTGCTCTTGGACCCCTACGAGTGGTGACCCAGCTTGGAACGCCCTTGGATGGCTCACCCGCGAACGTGACTCTTAAATCCCGTGCCCAGAACTTGGAGAATATAGACGTAACCATCACCGTTACCGGCACCGTATCCCCGGAAGGCTACGCCGACCAGTCAATAATCTGGTCCCAAACCGTCACCCTGCCGCCCCTGTCTACCACAGACGtaaccctcaccaccactgtCCAGAAGCCAGCCATCTGGTGGCCAAAGCAATGGGGTTCCCAACCACTTTACAACGCTCAGCTCTCCGTCTTCGCTTCCAATAACACCCTCTCCGACCAGGTTTCCGCAGTATTCGGCTTCCGCACCGTCACTTCCCAGCTTAACTCATTCAACGACAtcaccttcctcatcaacagcCACCCATTCCAAGTCCTTGGCGCAGGCTACGCCCCCGACATGTTTCTTCGCTTCTCTCCCGCCAAATTCGAATCCGAAGCCCGCTACGTCCTCGACCTCGGCTTCAACACCATCCGCCTCGAAGGCAAGAACGAGCACCCGGAGCTCTACCAGATCGCCGACCGGCTAGGCATCATGATCCTCGCCGGCTGGGAATGCTGCGACAAGTGGGAAGCCTGGAGCTACAACCAGGACCTGACAGTCCCAACCCCAGTCTGGAGCGAAGACGATTACAACATCGCCAACGCGAGCATGTTCCACGAAGCCGGGATGCTCCAGACTCACCCGAGCATCCTAGGTTATCTTATCGGCAGCGACTACTGGCCAGATTCCAAGGCAGCACCAATGTACATAAACACCCTAAGACTCCAAGACTGGCAAACACCAGTACTATCCTCCGCTTCAAAAAGGGGATTCCCCTCCTTCATGGGCTCGCCCGGTTTAAAAATGGAAGGTCCTTACGACTGGGTCCCTCCCAACTACTGGTACGACACCGAACCAAGCGCTGGCCGTTTTGGAGCAGCATTCGGTTTCGGCTCAGAACTAGGCGCCGGCGTCGGAACCCCCGACTCATCCAGCCTGCACaaatttctttctccctCTGACCTCACCGACCTCTGGAAGAACCCCAACAAAGACTTATTTCACATGTCCTCCACCGAAACATCCAGCTTCCGCAACCGCAGGATTTACAATACCGGTCTCTGGAACCGCTGGAGCGCCCCGACTTCTCTCGAGGACTATGTCCAGAAATCCCAAATCACCGACTACGAAGCCACCCGCGCCCAATTTGAAGGGTACGCAGCCAACTGGGGGAACTCCCAACGGCCTGCGACGGGTATGATCTACTGGATGTTAAACGGTGCTTTTCCAAGCTTGCACTGGTCCATCTGGGACTACTACATGCATCCTGCCGGGGCGTATTTCGGTGCCAAAGTCGGTAGTCGGATCGAGCATGTGGCGTTCGACTACGTCAAGAAGAGCGTGGTTCTAATCAATAGGTCGTTGGACAAAGAAGGACCAAGAAGTGTCGATATCGAAATAATAGATCCAACTGGAAAGACACTATACACCAAGACAGTAAAAACGACAACCGAGCCGAATACAAGTAGGGAAATCACCTCTTTGGCTTCTGCTTTTGAGGATATCAAAGATGTGGTCTTTCTTCGTTTAGTCCTCTCTGGTACTTCCCCTAAGGACTCTGATACTTCCCCTAAGAACTCCAACCCCTCCTCTGATGTCCTCTccaacccttcttcttcttcttccaaaaACACGGAGCTCAAGGCCCTCTCCAACCCTTCCTCAAAG GCGTCCAACCCCTCCTCTGATGTCCTCTccaacccttcttcttcctccaacgccaacccttcttcttcttcttcttccaacccctcctcctccgccagaAACACAGAACACAAAGTCCTAAGCAGCAACACCTACTGGCTCTCCAGCACCCTCGACACTCTATCCTGGGACAACTCCAATTGGTATTACACCCCCGTAAGCGAGTACAGTGACTACACGGCATTAAACAAGCTACCTGCCGCGAACGTGAGTGTCAGTGTGACTGCTTTGTCCAAGGGGCATTCTGAGTACGAGTCTTCGAAGGTGCAGGTGACGTTAGAAAACCATTCTTCCTTTCCTGCCTTCTTCATCAGTCTCAACTTGGTAAACAAAGAAGGGCAAGATGTGGTGCCGGTGATTTGGGATGATAATTACTTGACGCTGTGGCCAAGGGAGAAGGCTACGGTTCAGGTTGGGACTCTGGAAGGGGCGGAACTGGTACAtgcagctgctgctgtgaaGGTGGCTGGGAAGAATCTTAAGGGGATGACAGTGATGGTCGGTTAA
- a CDS encoding caleosin domain-containing protein — protein MPVRVVPREDEQVDDERQGVDFATAVSNCPPTAERPQAIDIDVDIYKPSIARANVAPSTEQPEGSAEYVDALDLKDYTVLQQHCMFWDRDRDGVIWPQDTFIGFYELGFNLFFCFLATLVINLNFSYPTRLGVSYIPDPYFRLYLPSMHKAKHGSDSGTYDKEGRFVPQAFEDMFSKWDRGDKGALSAGELWNMIAANRLAADPFGWAAGIFEFGVTWLLVQQDGMVDKEDLRRIYDGSMFFKIREAYRTEKGWNKGFGLCEFFNLGREQWAKNKGRIPPLNGIVSKVERSVTQKLHRA, from the exons ATGCCGGTCAGAGTGGTTCCCAGAGAAGATGAACAGGTCGACGACGAAAGACAAGGCGTCGACTTTGCTACCGCCGTCTCCAACTGTCCTCCCACGGCCGAGCGTCCCCAAGCAATCGACATCGACGTCGACATCTACAAGCCTAGCATCGCTCGCGCGAATGTGGCCCCCTCGACCGAGCAGCCCGAGGGCAGTGCCGAATATGTCGACGCCCTAGACCTCAAGGACTAC ACCGTCCTCCAACAACACTGCATGTTTTGGGACCGCGACAGGGATGGCGTAATCTGGCCCCAAGACACCTTCATTGGCTTCTACGAACTCGGCTTCAACCTCTTTTTCTGCTTTTTAGCGACACTCgtcatcaacctcaacttCTCGTACCCAACCCGTCTCGGTGTCTCCTACATCCCCGACCCCTATTTCCGGCTGTACCTGCCGTCCATGCACAAGGCCAAGCACGGCTCGGACTCGGGCACGTACGACAAGGAAGGCCGCTTCGTGCCGCAGGCGTTTGAGGACATGTTCAGCAAGTGGGACAGGGGCGACAAGGGCGCGCTGTCGGCGGGCGAGCTCTGGAACATGATAGCGGCCAACAGGCTCGCTGCGGACCCGTTCGGCTGGGCTGCGGGCATCTTTGAGTTTGGCGTAACCTGGTTGTTGGTGCAGCAGGACGGGATGGTGGACAAGGAGGATTTAAGGAGGATTTACGAT GGCTCCATGTTCTTCAAAATCAGGGAGGCCTACCGCACCGAAAAGGGATGGAACAAGGGTTTCGGCCTCTGCGAGTTCTTTAACCTGGGCCGGGAGCAGTGGGCTAAGAACAAGGGCAGGATTCCACCGTTGAACGGCATTGTCAGTAAGGTTGAGAGGAGTGTTACGCAAAAGTTGCACAGGGCCTGA